A single Lolium perenne isolate Kyuss_39 chromosome 6, Kyuss_2.0, whole genome shotgun sequence DNA region contains:
- the LOC127309698 gene encoding protein MEI2-like 7 — MAVTKLRADAPPFLLSRCHHQFPAPPPPQCMAPSHYHPAACPPPFPVVHNYPFQPLTVPAHPPVYGFPVLPHAPAPVTVPGKAVPPPPSWRKARVAFPFIRTRKVVHSLRPKVPAGTGAFLRKAETSPPPAPLSSKGVPSPPPPTKPAPLRREALPHGCPPHKLMRFLGGGVDAEKRQAKEAAPMAPGAAEPVKAGQEPAPAPATAPRRRARMATPRSLRAKQQASERGRGRVVGPRQAKAPLERASKRSARSPSPVFTTRPPSPIPAPEWRKRQVTTVMIRNIPNKLKPDEMIQLLDEHCARSNRKKKPVPAAYDFLYLPMDFSKCSNMGYAFVNLTTPEAARRLHYALHGARWKVHGTKKIIEICAARIQGKGALVTHFSGSTFPCHTEEYLPAAFSPPRDGAAGPWSPPTYVGTRVDIPAPFQPLPVAPAPAPAPQQHLVWLPVTVCGAGVELEAPSS; from the exons ATGGCGGTCACGAAGCTCAGGGCCGACGCGCCGCCGTTCCTCCTCTCCCGCTGCCACCATCAGTTCCCTGCACCGCCTCCTCCTCAGTGCATGGCGCCGAGCCATTACCACCCTGCCGCCTGCCCGCCGCCTTTCCCCGTCGTCCACAACTACCCGTTCCAGCCACTCACCGTCCCCGCTCACCCACCCGTCTACGGCTTTCCTGTGCTACCGCATGCCCCGGCGCCGGTGACTGTCCCTGGCAAGGCTGTACCACCGCCGCCGTCGTGGCGGAAAGCGCGAGTGGCCTTCCCTTTCATCCGCACCCGCAAGGTTGTCCACTCGCTGCGTCCGAAGGTGCCGGCAGGGACGGGGGCTTTTCTTCGCAAGGCTGAAACCTCGCCACCGCCAGCGCCTTTGAGCTCCAAGGGTGTCccatcgccgccaccgccgacaAAGCCGGCGCCTTTGAGACGCGAGGCGCTTCCGCACGGCTGCCCTCCTCACAAGCTCATGAGGTTCCTGGGCGGCGGCGTGGATGCGGAGAAGCGGCAGGCGAAGGAGGCGGCGCCCATGGCCCCAGGAGCTGCCGAACCCGTGAAGGCCGGGCAAGAGCCAGCACCTGCACCTGCCACCGCGCCTCGCCGTCGCGCACGGATGGCCACGCCCCGTTCGCTGCGCGCGAAGCAGCAGGCTTCAGAGCGGGGAAGGGGCAGGGTCGTCGGGCCCCGGCAGGCGAAGGCGCCGCTCGAGCGCGCCAGCAAGCGGTCGGCGAGGTCGCCGTCGCCGGTGTTCACGACGAGGCCGCCGTCGCCGATCCCCGCACCGGAGTGGCGCAAGCGGCAGGTCACCACCGTCATGATCCGCAACATCCCCAACAAGCTCAA GCCAGACGAGATGATTCAGCTGCTGGACGAGCACTGCGCCCGCTCCAACAGGAAGAAGAAGCCCGTGCCCGCCGCCTACGATTTCCTCTACCTGCCCATGGATTTCAG CAAGTGCAGCAACATGGGGTACGCGTTTGTGAACCTGACGACGCCGGAGGCGGCGCGCCGGCTGCACTACGCGCTCCACGGCGCCCGGTGGAAGGTGCACGGCACCAAGAAGATCATCGAGATCTGCGCCGCGCGTATCCAG GGCAAGGGCGCGCTGGTGACCCACTTCAGCGGCTCCACCTTCCCGTGCCACACCGAAGAGTACCTCCCCGCCGCCTTCTCGCCGCCGCGCGACGGCGCCGCCGGGCCATGGTCGCCGCCGACGTACGTCGGCACCCGCGTCGACATTCCGGCTCCATTTCAGCCACTGCCcgtggcgccggcgccggcgccggcgccgcagCAGCACCTGGTGTGGTTGCCCGTGACCGTGTGCGGCGCCGGCGTCGAGCTCGAGGCGCCCAGCAGCTAG